In Methanothermus fervidus DSM 2088, a single genomic region encodes these proteins:
- a CDS encoding transcriptional regulator, XRE family (InterPro IPR001387: IPR010982~KEGG: mth:MTH694 hypothetical protein~PFAM: helix-turn-helix domain protein~SMART: helix-turn-helix domain protein~SPTR: O26790 Putative uncharacterized protein~PFAM: Helix-turn-helix) has protein sequence MIVDDLKDIILGYRKVKGKTQEELAEELGVPKDVISAIECGTFKHLNPSLKKKIDELLKGYDKSELAAIGRGYRLQDNLGPDFKYYLEGLSKKEGIKTEELKKMPELELYKFIGKTPYDYVELIFEGAKSAT, from the coding sequence ATGATTGTTGATGATCTTAAAGATATAATACTTGGATATCGGAAAGTTAAAGGAAAAACACAAGAAGAACTAGCTGAAGAATTGGGAGTTCCAAAGGATGTTATCTCAGCAATTGAATGTGGTACATTTAAGCATTTAAATCCATCTTTGAAGAAGAAAATAGATGAATTACTTAAAGGATATGATAAAAGCGAATTAGCAGCTATTGGGCGAGGTTATAGATTACAAGACAACTTAGGCCCAGACTTTAAATATTATTTAGAAGGATTAAGTAAAAAGGAAGGTATAAAGACTGAAGAACTTAAAAAAATGCCAGAATTAGAACTTTACAAATTTATAGGGAAGACACCATACGATTATGTGGAACTTATATTTGAAGGCGCTAAATCAGCAACTTAA
- a CDS encoding 3-hexulose-6-phosphate isomerase (COGs: COG0794 sugar phosphate isomerase involved in capsule formation~InterPro IPR001347: IPR017552~KEGG: mth:MTH1546 hypothetical protein~PFAM: sugar isomerase (SIS)~SPTR: O27589 Conserved protein~TIGRFAM: 6-phospho 3-hexuloisomerase~PFAM: SIS domain~TIGRFAM: 6-phospho 3-hexuloisomerase) gives MIIKEAINEIINSVKKIQSEIDYSAAEKMVELILNSENVFVIGAGRSGLVAKAFAMRLMHLGISVYVVGETITPAIRKGDSLIAISGSGETIYVVNAAKIAKKRGSKIISITSYPNSTLGKLSDLTIVIKGRTKIDKEKDYLTRQIKGQHISMAPLGTIFEISCLVFLDGVVAELMTRMSKTEEDLRKKHNVLE, from the coding sequence GTGATAATCAAAGAAGCTATTAATGAAATTATCAACAGTGTCAAAAAAATTCAATCTGAGATAGATTATTCAGCTGCTGAAAAAATGGTGGAATTAATATTAAACTCAGAAAATGTTTTTGTAATTGGAGCAGGACGATCTGGATTGGTTGCTAAGGCATTTGCAATGAGGCTTATGCATTTAGGAATAAGTGTTTATGTTGTGGGTGAAACAATTACTCCAGCAATAAGGAAAGGAGACAGTTTAATAGCTATATCAGGGTCTGGAGAAACAATCTATGTTGTAAATGCAGCTAAGATTGCTAAAAAGAGAGGATCAAAAATTATATCAATTACATCTTACCCAAATTCAACTTTAGGAAAACTATCAGATTTAACAATTGTTATTAAAGGCAGGACAAAAATAGATAAGGAAAAAGATTATCTAACTAGACAAATAAAAGGGCAACATATATCAATGGCACCATTAGGGACAATATTTGAGATTTCGTGCCTGGTGTTCCTTGATGGCGTTGTTGCAGAATTAATGACCAGGATGAGTAAAACTGAAGAAGATTTAAGAAAAAAACACAATGTTTTAGAGTGA
- a CDS encoding formate dehydrogenase family accessory protein FdhD (COGs: COG1526 Uncharacterized protein required for formate dehydrogenase activity~InterPro IPR003786~KEGG: mth:MTH1547 nitrate assimilation protein, NarQ~PFAM: formate dehydrogenase subunit FdhD~SPTR: O27590 Protein fdhD homolog~TIGRFAM: formate dehydrogenase family accessory protein FdhD~PFAM: FdhD/NarQ family~TIGRFAM: formate dehydrogenase family accessory protein FdhD), with product MENTNMLYREVSALRFKDNSKKRIKEVVPYDVEFLLKINEKTKKYRITPKSLKAFTIGYLFGNGIVKSLKNIHELKIDGKTIIVKVNKDSLPLSPVKSKLKISTEDVFESFKSLEKNAKIWKITGGTHIAGLISDGNKIFEEDISRHAAIDKVLGHGILKNLNFSESFVVYSGRVSDSLILKLTRLGIPIVISNAAPMYSALSLAKDYNITIVGFVRDRRFNVYTCPHRISL from the coding sequence TTGGAAAATACAAATATGTTGTATAGAGAAGTATCTGCATTAAGGTTTAAAGATAATTCCAAGAAGAGAATAAAGGAAGTTGTTCCATATGATGTAGAATTTTTATTAAAAATAAATGAAAAAACCAAAAAATATCGTATAACACCAAAATCTTTGAAAGCATTCACAATTGGTTACCTTTTTGGAAATGGGATTGTTAAATCCCTAAAAAATATACATGAATTGAAGATTGATGGAAAAACTATAATAGTTAAGGTTAATAAAGATTCCTTACCTTTATCTCCAGTGAAATCTAAGCTTAAAATTTCAACAGAGGATGTTTTTGAATCTTTTAAATCCTTGGAAAAAAATGCTAAAATATGGAAAATAACTGGAGGCACGCACATAGCTGGGTTAATATCGGATGGAAATAAAATATTTGAGGAAGATATAAGTCGTCATGCAGCTATAGATAAAGTACTTGGCCATGGTATATTAAAAAATTTAAATTTTTCTGAAAGTTTTGTTGTTTATAGTGGTCGGGTATCTGATTCCTTAATTTTAAAACTTACGAGATTAGGAATACCTATAGTAATTTCAAATGCAGCTCCTATGTATTCTGCACTGTCTTTAGCTAAAGACTACAACATAACCATTGTTGGTTTTGTTAGAGATAGAAGGTTTAATGTTTATACCTGTCCTCACCGTATTTCACTCTAA
- a CDS encoding GTP cyclohydrolase subunit MoaA (COGs: COG2896 Molybdenum cofactor biosynthesis protein~InterPro IPR013785: IPR007197: IPR010505: IPR006638: IPR 000385: IPR013485~KEGG: mth:MTH1550 molybdenum cofactor biosynthesis protein A~PFAM: Radical SAM domain protein; molybdenum cofactor synthesis domain protein~SMART: Elongator protein 3/MiaB/NifB~SPTR: O27593 Probable molybdenum cofactor biosynthesis protein A~TIGRFAM: molybdenum cofactor biosynthesis protein A~PFAM: Molybdenum Cofactor Synthesis C; Radical SAM superfamily~TIGRFAM: probable molybdenum cofactor biosynthesis protein A, archaeal), giving the protein MIKDRFGRPIKSLRISVTRRCNLNCIYCHKEGTLPTNYEMSKEEIYRICKVAKEFDINKVKITGGEPLIRKDIVEIISALNSLNFKDISMTTNGVYLKNYAYKLKKAGLDRINVSLDSLKNHIYKSITGKDFLDKVKEGISKAIEAGLHPVKINMLILKDINENEVWDLFEFCKEHGAILQIIELVKIDDNSDYFEKYYKSLDSIEEEIRKKAEKVMERKFMHGRKKYFIDGSEIEIVRPMDNSVFCANCTRLRITPDAKIKPCLLRNDNLVDLKPALKCKSNYMLKKLFIEAIHRRSPYFGKYKYVV; this is encoded by the coding sequence ATGATTAAAGATAGGTTTGGAAGACCTATAAAGTCTTTAAGAATATCTGTAACACGTAGGTGTAACCTTAACTGTATATATTGTCATAAGGAAGGTACTTTACCCACTAATTATGAAATGTCCAAAGAAGAAATTTATAGGATATGTAAGGTGGCTAAGGAATTTGATATAAATAAAGTAAAGATTACTGGTGGAGAACCTTTAATAAGAAAAGATATAGTTGAAATTATTTCTGCCTTAAACTCTCTTAATTTTAAAGATATTTCAATGACAACTAATGGAGTATATCTTAAAAATTATGCATATAAGTTAAAAAAAGCAGGTCTTGACAGAATAAATGTAAGTCTTGATTCATTGAAAAATCATATATACAAATCTATAACTGGAAAAGATTTTTTGGACAAAGTTAAAGAGGGGATATCAAAAGCAATTGAAGCAGGTTTACACCCTGTAAAGATCAACATGCTAATTCTTAAAGACATAAATGAAAATGAAGTTTGGGATTTATTTGAATTTTGTAAAGAGCATGGAGCAATTTTACAAATAATAGAATTGGTTAAGATAGATGATAATTCGGATTATTTTGAGAAATATTATAAAAGCTTAGATTCCATTGAAGAGGAGATACGTAAAAAAGCAGAAAAAGTCATGGAAAGGAAATTTATGCATGGACGTAAGAAATACTTTATTGACGGTAGTGAAATTGAAATTGTTAGACCAATGGATAATTCTGTTTTTTGTGCAAATTGCACTAGGTTGAGAATAACACCTGATGCAAAAATAAAGCCATGTCTTTTAAGAAATGACAATTTAGTTGATCTAAAACCAGCTTTGAAGTGTAAATCTAACTATATGTTAAAAAAATTATTTATAGAAGCTATACATAGGAGGTCACCATACTTTGGAAAATACAAATATGTTGTATAG
- a CDS encoding polymorphic outer membrane protein (InterPro IPR011050: IPR003368~KEGG: mst:Msp_1103 asn/thr-rich large protein family protein~PFAM: Polymorphic membrane protein Chlamydia~SPTR: P27373 Cell surface glycoprotein~TIGRFAM: polymorphic outer membrane protein~PFAM: Chlamydia polymorphic membrane protein (Chlamydia_PMP)~TIGRFAM: Chlamydial polymorphic outer membrane protein repeat), which yields MAISQAYGVKEVYPGNSTLKDVIKYSNPGETIFMHNGTYYASGIVIDKNLTIVGEDKDGVVIDAQREGPIFTIFGGANVRLINLTLTNGNGTEGGAINNNGYLVVENCKFKDNYASEDGGAIYNYGYENSPTLDREGYLEVKNCSFENNYASKCGGAISNSVNLTVYNSIFRNNLACYHGGAIDNGIDAPTNLTKCLFVENRAKYKGGAIDNAGGLTIDKCKFENNSASVSGGAINNPGGSIIINNCIFDNNVATRGGAIITDEDDLTITNTIFKYNKAKLGGAIYVSAFREYPNISVDNSNVFFNNIPDNIHYESLDYNITLTNTGKSKITIKYYITVYTNPDDGKKVSYKELTITLKPNETKTINLGKYLRGYAVSGTMIVKNPSKNGIPLNLRIKYEIEGFNPQMREISKYIAPRGEFRYIARYALHLTGQGHERGFIDIW from the coding sequence TTGGCAATTTCTCAAGCATATGGAGTTAAAGAAGTTTATCCAGGGAATAGCACTCTTAAAGATGTAATAAAATACTCTAATCCTGGAGAGACAATATTTATGCATAATGGGACATATTATGCTTCAGGAATTGTGATAGATAAGAATTTAACTATTGTAGGTGAAGATAAGGATGGAGTTGTAATTGATGCTCAGAGGGAAGGCCCTATATTCACAATTTTCGGCGGTGCAAATGTAAGGTTGATAAATTTAACATTGACCAATGGAAATGGAACAGAAGGTGGTGCAATAAATAATAATGGATATTTAGTGGTTGAGAACTGTAAATTTAAGGATAATTATGCTAGTGAAGATGGAGGAGCAATCTACAATTATGGTTATGAAAATTCACCCACGTTAGATAGGGAAGGATATCTAGAGGTTAAGAACTGTAGTTTTGAAAATAACTATGCTAGTAAATGTGGCGGTGCTATTTCTAATTCTGTTAATCTTACAGTATACAACAGTATATTTAGGAATAATTTAGCATGTTATCATGGAGGAGCAATTGATAATGGAATTGATGCCCCTACAAATTTAACTAAATGCTTATTTGTAGAGAACAGGGCTAAATATAAAGGCGGTGCCATTGACAATGCTGGTGGTTTAACAATTGATAAATGTAAGTTTGAGAATAATAGTGCTAGCGTAAGCGGAGGTGCCATTAACAATCCCGGTGGTTCAATAATAATAAACAATTGTATATTTGATAACAATGTTGCTACTAGGGGCGGTGCCATTATCACAGATGAAGATGATTTAACAATTACAAATACTATATTTAAGTACAATAAAGCTAAATTAGGCGGTGCTATTTATGTTTCAGCATTTCGTGAATACCCTAACATCAGTGTAGATAATTCAAATGTTTTCTTTAATAATATACCAGATAATATACACTATGAATCATTAGATTATAATATAACTCTAACAAATACTGGAAAATCAAAAATAACCATAAAATATTACATCACAGTCTACACAAATCCTGATGATGGGAAAAAAGTTAGCTATAAGGAATTAACAATAACTCTAAAACCAAATGAAACAAAAACAATAAATCTTGGTAAATATCTGAGAGGATATGCAGTATCTGGAACAATGATTGTTAAAAATCCATCAAAGAATGGAATTCCATTAAATCTAAGAATAAAATATGAAATTGAGGGCTTTAATCCACAGATGAGGGAGATAAGTAAATACATAGCTCCGAGGGGAGAATTTAGGTATATAGCTAGATATGCATTGCATCTCACAGGCCAAGGGCATGAACGTGGATTTATTGATATTTGGTGA
- a CDS encoding TOBE domain protein (InterPro IPR008995: IPR005116: IPR004606~KEGG: mag:amb2950 molybdopterin-binding protein~PFAM: TOBE domain protein~SPTR: Q64CX4 Molybdenum-binding protein~PFAM: TOBE domain~TIGRFAM: molybdenum-pterin binding domain), with protein sequence MKISAQNRLKGVVKRIEKGQVVALVQIEITTPTVMTALITKDALDELELKIGDEVKAITKATEIMVSKE encoded by the coding sequence ATGAAAATAAGCGCACAGAATAGGCTTAAAGGCGTAGTAAAAAGGATAGAAAAAGGACAGGTCGTTGCTTTGGTACAAATTGAGATAACAACGCCAACGGTTATGACTGCTTTAATAACAAAAGATGCGCTAGACGAACTTGAACTCAAAATCGGCGATGAAGTCAAGGCGATAACAAAAGCAACTGAGATAATGGTATCAAAAGAGTGA
- a CDS encoding formylmethanofuran dehydrogenase, subunit E (COGs: COG2191 Formylmethanofuran dehydrogenase subunit E~InterPro IPR003814~KEGG: mth:MTH917 molybdenum formylmethanofuran dehydrogenase, subunit E~PFAM: formylmethanofuran dehydrogenase subunit E region~SPTR: Q1MVQ8 Molybdenum formylmethanofuran dehydrogenase, subunit E~PFAM: FmdE, Molybdenum formylmethanofuran dehydrogenase operon), with amino-acid sequence MNIEIDTKPFLKYIRKIEKFTGFASPGSVIGTQMYMIAKKLLNFKEDEDIYVTCETSNCLPDAFQAICKSTIGNGKLSIYDTGKMAVTINKKGAPGETVKGVRIILDPNKTRDYPIIHKWYFNTEKVPAEKVIPELIKAGAKIYSWEYKDVKVPKNTKKVVKICKICKEPYIARNEYYVCPQCHNKKKEG; translated from the coding sequence ATGAACATCGAAATAGACACAAAACCTTTTCTCAAATATATACGCAAAATAGAAAAATTCACTGGATTTGCAAGCCCAGGAAGTGTTATAGGCACCCAGATGTATATGATAGCTAAAAAACTCCTTAATTTTAAAGAAGATGAAGACATATATGTCACCTGTGAAACAAGCAATTGTTTACCCGATGCTTTCCAAGCTATTTGCAAATCTACGATAGGAAATGGAAAGTTATCTATATATGATACTGGAAAGATGGCTGTAACTATCAACAAGAAAGGTGCACCTGGTGAAACTGTTAAAGGTGTAAGAATAATCCTTGATCCAAATAAAACACGTGATTATCCAATTATTCATAAGTGGTATTTTAATACAGAAAAGGTGCCAGCAGAAAAAGTAATTCCTGAATTAATAAAAGCAGGTGCGAAAATATATTCTTGGGAATATAAAGATGTTAAAGTTCCTAAAAATACAAAAAAAGTTGTTAAAATATGTAAAATATGTAAAGAACCATATATAGCCAGAAATGAATATTATGTTTGTCCTCAATGTCATAATAAAAAGAAAGAGGGATAA
- a CDS encoding formylmethanofuran dehydrogenase subunit C (COGs: COG2218 Formylmethanofuran dehydrogenase subunit C~InterPro IPR012048: IPR002489: IPR009010: IPR006657: IPR 017550~KEGG: mth:MTH918 molybdenum formylmethanofuran dehydrogenase, subunit C~PFAM: glutamate synthase alpha subunit domain protein; molydopterin dinucleotide-binding region~PRIAM: Formylmethanofuran dehydrogenase~SPTR: O27002 Molybdenum-containing formylmethanofuran dehydrogenase 1 subunit C~TIGRFAM: formylmethanofuran dehydrogenase subunit C~PFAM: Molydopterin dinucleotide binding domain; GXGXG motif~TIGRFAM: formylmethanofuran dehydrogenase subunit C) translates to MGFLLKPKRFFHMPLEADVIRPDLFTELNLKEIKKLEVYEGNRKRPLGDLFEISKNSLADDIIQIDGDVSRVKYIGAKMKEGQIIINGNVGLQLGSEMKGGKIKVNGNASSWIGMEMQGGIIEINGNAGDYIGCAYRGNWRGMKGGKIIINGNAGNNVGGGMVDGIIHIKGNVGNFCGIQMKGGEIIVDGNAGRAPGAEMVGGKIQIKGKIDSLLPGFKHIETLKIDNLLFMVFEGDLSEKIHNGKLMINKNKNMHIVTGSVPRKQKLTEKGLAVIYNSGSTIKQGEIIKGGKKLTSDYIEECARCYINPSDLALIGNPKKVVVECENRKVVLKAVADPDIREGTIFIPRSIWANVLTPSYTESTGSPMYKGVLVYVRKASSSDKILSAEEVIESMGGK, encoded by the coding sequence ATGGGATTTTTATTAAAACCAAAAAGATTTTTTCATATGCCTTTAGAAGCAGATGTTATACGCCCTGATTTATTCACTGAACTTAATTTAAAAGAAATTAAAAAACTTGAAGTTTATGAAGGAAATAGAAAAAGACCGTTAGGTGACTTATTTGAAATAAGCAAAAATTCTCTAGCAGATGATATAATTCAGATCGATGGCGATGTTAGTAGAGTTAAATACATTGGCGCGAAAATGAAAGAAGGACAAATAATTATTAATGGAAATGTAGGACTTCAGCTTGGAAGTGAAATGAAAGGAGGAAAAATAAAAGTAAATGGCAATGCGTCATCATGGATAGGTATGGAGATGCAGGGAGGTATTATAGAAATAAATGGAAATGCTGGAGATTATATTGGATGTGCATATCGTGGAAATTGGCGCGGCATGAAAGGCGGAAAGATAATAATAAACGGAAACGCTGGAAACAATGTTGGTGGAGGCATGGTGGACGGAATCATCCATATAAAAGGCAATGTAGGAAATTTCTGTGGCATTCAGATGAAAGGCGGAGAAATAATTGTAGATGGCAATGCTGGAAGGGCACCTGGCGCAGAAATGGTTGGTGGAAAAATTCAGATAAAAGGAAAAATAGATAGTTTACTCCCTGGATTTAAACATATAGAGACGTTAAAAATTGATAATTTACTTTTTATGGTGTTTGAAGGAGATTTATCAGAAAAAATACATAATGGTAAACTTATGATCAATAAAAATAAAAATATGCATATTGTAACAGGCAGTGTTCCTAGAAAACAAAAATTGACAGAAAAAGGTCTTGCAGTGATATATAACAGTGGTAGTACTATTAAACAAGGAGAAATCATCAAAGGGGGTAAAAAATTAACTTCTGATTATATAGAGGAATGTGCGCGTTGTTATATTAATCCTTCAGATCTTGCACTTATTGGGAATCCTAAAAAAGTAGTTGTAGAATGTGAAAATAGGAAAGTAGTGCTAAAAGCTGTTGCAGACCCTGATATTCGTGAGGGAACAATATTTATACCTAGAAGTATATGGGCAAACGTACTAACTCCTTCGTACACAGAATCAACAGGGTCACCTATGTATAAAGGTGTTTTAGTATATGTAAGAAAAGCTTCATCATCTGACAAAATATTAAGCGCTGAAGAAGTTATAGAGTCCATGGGGGGTAAATAA
- a CDS encoding formylmethanofuran dehydrogenase, subunit B (COGs: COG1029 Formylmethanofuran dehydrogenase subunit B~InterPro IPR016457: IPR006656~KEGG: mth:MTH919 molybdenum formylmethanofuran dehydrogenase, subunit B~PFAM: molybdopterin oxidoreductase~SPTR: Q1MVQ7 Molybdenum formylmethanofuran dehydrogenase, subunit B~TIGRFAM: formylmethanofuran dehydrogenase subunit B~PFAM: Molybdopterin oxidoreductase~TIGRFAM: formylmethanofuran dehydrogenase subunit B), giving the protein MKVYKNITCPVCGGACDDIVVMYDGTSIKTRNACREGAAKFKEIVSPHRIRSPQLKTSNGKFKTVKWNEAIKKAAEILSEAKRPVLFLGSEMSIEAMAAGLELGEYINAVVDSNATICHGPTLMGIQEAGISAATAGEIKNRADVIIYWGANPMDSMPRHMSRYTTFMRGFFRERGRHDRTIITVDPRRTATAKASDIHLQLKPNSDYELFSAILTVVRGHEPHPFVEEVTGIPVETIKKVANIMMNAQFGAIYGGLGLASSEGKHRNLEMVLKLVAALNEHTKFTIGAIRGHCNVAGFNQLASWEYGFPFGVDFTRGYPRYNPGETTIVDLLRRKEVDALFVICSDLAAHLPYECVEYMKEIPVICIDISPCPTTLVADVIIPGVIDAMESSGTFYRFDNVPIYHRAFTSSPFPETKSNEHTIRQILETIKKIRKE; this is encoded by the coding sequence TTGAAAGTATATAAAAATATAACATGTCCTGTTTGTGGTGGGGCCTGTGACGATATAGTTGTAATGTATGATGGTACTTCAATAAAAACTAGAAATGCCTGTAGAGAGGGAGCTGCAAAATTTAAAGAAATTGTAAGTCCGCATAGGATTAGATCTCCCCAATTAAAAACTTCTAATGGTAAATTTAAGACTGTTAAATGGAATGAAGCTATAAAAAAAGCCGCTGAAATTTTATCTGAAGCGAAAAGACCTGTTTTATTTTTAGGAAGTGAAATGTCTATAGAAGCTATGGCTGCTGGTCTTGAGCTTGGAGAATATATTAATGCAGTTGTAGATTCAAACGCAACTATCTGTCATGGTCCAACATTAATGGGAATACAGGAAGCAGGCATAAGCGCTGCCACTGCCGGAGAAATAAAAAATAGAGCAGATGTTATTATTTACTGGGGCGCTAATCCTATGGATTCAATGCCAAGGCATATGTCTCGTTATACTACATTTATGAGAGGATTCTTTAGAGAAAGAGGGAGACATGATCGTACTATAATTACAGTAGATCCTCGTAGGACAGCTACAGCTAAAGCTTCAGATATACATTTACAGTTGAAACCAAATTCTGATTATGAACTGTTTTCTGCAATACTGACAGTAGTAAGAGGACATGAACCTCATCCCTTTGTTGAAGAAGTTACAGGGATACCAGTGGAAACCATCAAAAAAGTTGCAAATATAATGATGAATGCACAGTTTGGAGCTATTTATGGTGGTTTAGGGCTTGCATCATCTGAAGGTAAACACAGAAATCTTGAAATGGTTCTTAAGCTTGTAGCAGCGCTTAATGAACATACTAAATTTACTATTGGTGCTATTAGAGGACATTGTAATGTCGCTGGATTTAACCAATTAGCATCATGGGAATATGGTTTTCCATTTGGAGTTGATTTTACAAGAGGTTATCCCCGTTATAATCCAGGTGAAACAACAATAGTCGACTTATTACGAAGAAAAGAAGTTGATGCACTCTTTGTAATTTGTTCAGATCTCGCAGCTCATCTTCCATATGAGTGCGTTGAATATATGAAAGAAATTCCAGTAATATGTATAGATATATCTCCTTGTCCTACAACATTGGTAGCAGATGTTATAATTCCTGGTGTAATAGATGCGATGGAATCAAGTGGCACATTTTATAGATTTGACAATGTTCCAATCTATCATAGAGCATTCACATCATCACCCTTCCCTGAAACAAAAAGCAATGAACATACAATTAGACAAATACTTGAAACAATAAAAAAGATTCGTAAAGAGTAA